Proteins from a genomic interval of Demetria terragena DSM 11295:
- a CDS encoding RDD family protein, producing the protein MSERASGWYDDPDDPTQLRYWDGILWSDRRMPKVKPGLGESRIGTPSAYRDESTGPADQRPASSPAPSGSAPPAPDSPPGQSQPNPYAYQGGAPSNVGYAPVPVGPTTADGQRLSGWWRRFAAWVVDHILRSLLTAIFAFPWLSEWVDDVQRYFASSIRAAERGEPTPDVPQSVVEIPAAFLIAGVLVYAIYEIGFTAWRGRTPGKMITGISIRMAAEARKPTVDEALRRFGIKALRTIVAPIQVLLGFAIIFMIVDSLWPLRDKQNQSLHDKVAKTVVVIGPPTGAVSPTDTYPPQPHSFS; encoded by the coding sequence ATGAGCGAACGCGCCTCCGGGTGGTACGACGATCCCGACGATCCGACCCAGTTGCGCTATTGGGACGGGATTTTGTGGTCCGACCGCCGGATGCCCAAGGTGAAGCCGGGGCTGGGTGAGTCCCGGATCGGCACGCCGAGTGCGTACCGGGATGAGTCCACAGGCCCGGCCGATCAGCGCCCAGCGAGTTCGCCCGCACCGTCGGGATCTGCGCCGCCCGCGCCGGATTCACCGCCGGGGCAGAGCCAGCCGAACCCGTACGCCTACCAGGGCGGCGCACCGTCAAATGTTGGCTACGCGCCTGTTCCCGTAGGCCCGACCACCGCCGACGGTCAACGCCTGAGCGGATGGTGGCGGCGCTTCGCTGCGTGGGTTGTTGACCACATACTGCGGTCGCTGCTGACGGCAATCTTCGCTTTTCCCTGGCTCAGTGAATGGGTGGACGACGTCCAGCGTTACTTCGCCAGCTCGATCCGAGCCGCAGAGCGGGGCGAGCCCACGCCGGACGTGCCGCAGTCGGTCGTGGAGATCCCGGCCGCCTTCCTCATTGCGGGCGTTCTCGTCTACGCAATCTATGAGATTGGCTTCACCGCCTGGCGTGGGCGCACGCCAGGAAAGATGATCACGGGCATCAGCATTCGGATGGCTGCGGAGGCGCGCAAACCGACAGTTGACGAGGCGCTGCGTCGGTTTGGGATCAAGGCCTTGCGAACCATCGTGGCGCCGATTCAGGTTCTCCTCGGGTTCGCGATCATCTTCATGATCGTGGATAGCCTTTGGCCACTTCGAGACAAGCAGAATCAGTCGTTGCACGACAAGGTCGCCAAGACCGTCGTCGTCATTGGGCCGCCGACTGGCGCCGTGTCGCCGACCGACACCTACCCGCCACAACCCCACTCGTTCAGCTGA